A portion of the Aricia agestis chromosome 1, ilAriAges1.1, whole genome shotgun sequence genome contains these proteins:
- the LOC121734143 gene encoding larval cuticle protein A2B-like, translating to MAAKLFVLAALVAVAHCSVLPLAVDTDASSFSYDVADPNTGDYKSQSESRVGGAVVGQYSLVDPDGTKRTVDYTADDVNGFNAVVRKDPLAVAAHTVVAAAPAVVESAPAVVAARTLPTVYSAGLPAWSAYSAGLPAWSAYNAGLPAWSAYNAPWSSYSYVDPVYYK from the exons ATGGCAGCTAAG TTGTTCGTTCTCGCCGCGCTGGTCGCCGTCGCCCACTGCTCAGTGTTGCCGCTGGCAGTAGACACCGACGCGTCGAGCTTCTCGTACGACGTCGCGGACCCCAACACCGGCGACTACAAGAGCCAGTCCGAATCTCGCGTCGGAGGCGCCGTGGTGGGACAGTACTCCCTCGTCGACCCCGACGGCACCAAGCGCACCGTGGACTACACCGCCGACGACGTCAACGGCTTCAACGCTGTTGTGCGCAAGGACCCCCTCGCTGTCGCCGCCCACACCGTCGTcgccgccgcccccgctgtCGTCGAATCGGCCCCCGCTGTCGTAGCTGCCCGCACTCTCCCCACAGTCTACAGCGCTGGTCTCCCAGCCTGGTCCGCATACAGCGCTGGTCTCCCAGCCTGGTCTGCCTACAACGCTGGTCTCCCTGCCTGGTCTGCCTACAACGCTCCCTGGTCTTCCTACTCATACGTCGACCCTGTCTACTACAAGTAA
- the LOC121734109 gene encoding zinc finger protein chinmo, which translates to MESRAGIRGGPGMDSQQQQYCLKWNSFGSNLATSFANLWNSESLADVTLYCEGRQFKAHKVILAACSKHFQELFDTAPPSHAGACYVFLEATTADNMQALLEFMYKGEVHVSQDALSSFLKSGENLQVKGLSMEMSQDAWVKQQTQQSSERHQNRVKTSPVSGANCEVQEAPPQTHTTFAPIMPSYGMPLHSSGGMGRYAPPAHLPLHSTSHRRPAPPKPSPSQSPHARNYRQSSSSSHCGSVADEPDTRSSPGASARYEETQPDCTSTLANPIKNNGYERSSNIKEEMMERLSNDQGAEDLRIKSEGEFHGPTFNNSPPPAVPIPTSNYHEKPHETSPVPPKPSPDIWPAKLITSKSGGIATADGKKLKCPYCERLYGYETNLRAHIRQRHQGIRVPCPHCSRTFTRNNTVRRHIAREHRHQVTPHLPQGPLPNHTQ; encoded by the exons GGCAGGAATTCGAGGCGGCCCGGGCATGGACTCGCAGCAACAGCAGTACTGTCTGAAATGGAACAGCTTCGGGTCGAACCTGGCAACGTCGTTCGCGAACCTCTGGAACTCGGAGAGTCTCGCCGACGTCACGCTGTACTGCGAAG GTCGTCAATTCAAAGCACACAAGGTGATCCTGGCGGCGTGCAGTAAGCACTTCCAGGAGCTGTTCGACACCGCCCCCCCGAGCCACGCCGGAGCCTGCTATGTGTTCCTCGAGGCGACGACGGCCGACAACATGCAGGCCCTGCTGGAGTTCATGTACAAAGGCGAGGTGCACGTCAGCCAGGACGCCCTCTCCAGCTTCCTCAAGAGCGGGGAAAATTTAcag GTCAAAGGGCTATCGATGGAGATGTCCCAGGACGCGTGGGTGAAGCAACAGACCCAGCAGTCGTCGGAGCGCCACCAGAACCGTGTGAAGACGAGCCCAGTGTCGGGAGCCAACTGCGAGGTGCAGGAGGCACCGCCGCAGACCCACACCACGTTCGCCCCCATCATGCCGTCCTACGGCATGCCGCTGCACAGTAGCGGCGGCATGGGACGGTACGCCCCACCGGCTCACCTCCCGCTCCACTCCACGTCACATCGCCGACCGGCGCCGCCGAAACCCTCGCCATCACAGAGCCCACACGCACGGAATTACAG GCAAAGTTCATCTTCATCGCACTGCGGCAGCGTGGCCGACGAGCCGGACACACGGTCGTCGCCGGGCGCGAGTGCCCGCTACGAGGAGACCCAACCCGACTGCACCTCGACCCTGGCCAACCCCATCAAGAACAACGGATACGAACGGTCATCTAACATCAAAGAAGAAATGATGGAACGACTGTCTAACGATCAAGGGGCTGAAG ATCTCCGGATAAAAAGTGAGGGAGAGTTTCACGGGCCGACGTTCAACAACTCTCCGCCGCCCGCCGTGCCGATCCCGACCAGCAACTACCACGAGAAACCGCACGAGACCTCGCCAGTACCGCCCAAACCTAGTCCCGACATTTGGCCAGCGAAACTCATCACCAGCAAGTCTGGTGGGATTGCCACAGCTGACG GAAAGAAATTAAAGTGCCCATACTGCGAACGACTGTATGGCTACGAGACCAACCTGCGCGCGCACATCCGGCAGCGGCATCAGGGTATCCGCGTGCCGTGCCCGCACTGCTCGCGCACCTTCACGCGCAACAACACCGTGCGCCGCCACATCGCGCGCGAGCACCGCCACCAGGTCACGCCGCACCTCCCGCAAGGCCCCCTCCCCAACCACACGCAGTAA